A region of Sugiyamaella lignohabitans strain CBS 10342 chromosome A, complete sequence DNA encodes the following proteins:
- the RIM11 gene encoding serine/threonine protein kinase RIM11: MAELVRETVQDGKTGETRPLCYTQYKVVGSGSFGVVFQTKLSPSNEDAAIKRVLQDKRFKNRELEIMRKVSHPNIVELKAFFYSTSEREEVYLNLVLEYVPETVYRASRYFSRLKMSMPTIEVKLLTYQLFRSLAYIHALGICHRDIKPQNLLLDPKTGILKLCDFGSAKILVEGEPNVSYICSRYYRAPELIFGATNYTTKIDIWSSSCVMAELMLGQPLFPGESGIDQLVEIIKVLGTPSREQIRTMNPNYMEHKFPQIKPHPFSKVFRKASPDAIELISKLLEYSPGARPTAIEVMTHPFFDELRDPNTVLPDSRNPGAPARPLPPLFNFSELELSIAPQLNHTLVPPHAREALRASIGTDLDNFQPLRLEDVRSDITN; the protein is encoded by the coding sequence ATGGCAGAACTAGTCCGTGAGACCGTCCAAGACGGCAAGACTGGCGAGACCCGTCCACTGTGCTATACGCAATACAAAGTGGTGGGAAGCGGCTCTTTTGGAGTCGTTTTCCAGACCAAACTATCCCCTTCGAACGAAGATGCCGCTATTAAACGGGTACTTCAAGACAAACGATTCAAAAACAGAGAGTTGGAAATCATGCGAAAAGTGTCGCATCCAAACATCGTGGAACTTAAAGCGTTCTTCTACTCGACCTCggaaagagaagaagtgTACCTCAATCTGGTGTTAGAATACGTTCCTGAAACGGTTTATAGAGCCTCGAGATACTTTTCACGCCTCAAGATGTCGATGCCTACTATTGAAGTCAAGCTCTTGACATATCAATTATTCCGCTCTCTAGCATACATCCATGCTTTGGGTATCTGTCACAGAGATATCAAGCCACAAAACTTATTACTGGACCCCAAAACCGGCATTCTCAAACTTTGCGACTTTGGTAGTGCCAAGATTCTAGTCGAAGGTGAACCAAATGTGTCATACATTTGTTCTCGTTACTATAGAGCCCCCGAATTGATATTCGGTGCTACAAACTATACCACTAAGATCGATATTTGGTCGTCAAGTTGTGTTATGGCCGAGTTGATGCTTGGTCAACCTCTTTTCCCTGGTGAATCTGGTATTGACCAGCTGGTGGAAATTATCAAGGTACTTGGTACTCCATCCCGAGAACAGATCCGTACCATGAACCCCAACTACATGGAACACAAATTCCCCCAGATTAAACCTCATCCATTCTCAAAAGTGTTTAGAAAAGCGTCTCCAGATGCCATTGAGTTGATATCCAAGCTACTCGAGTACTCTCCTGGTGCACGCCCTACTGCCATCGAGGTCATGACCCACCCTTTCTTCGACGAACTAAGAGACCCCAACACGGTTCTGCCCGATTCTCGTAACCCTGGGGCCCCTGCTCGACCTCTTCCCCCACTGTTCAACTTCTCTGAACTCGAACTCTCCATTGCACCCCAACTCAACCACACCCTCGTCCCCCCTCACGCCCGCGAAGCTCTCCGCGCCTCCATCGGCACCGACCTCGACAATTTCCAACCTCTTAGACTGGAAGATGTCCGTAGCGATATTACTAATTAa
- the VPS68 gene encoding Vps68p (Vacuolar membrane hypothetical protein; involved in vacuolar protein sorting; also detected in the mitochondria; GO_component: GO:0034424 - Vps55/Vps68 complex [Evidence IDA,IPI] [PMID 18216282]; GO_component: GO:0000329 - fungal-type vacuole membrane [Evidence IDA] [PMID 14562095]; GO_component: GO:0000329 - fungal-type vacuole membrane [Evidence IDA] [PMID 23708375]; GO_component: GO:0016021 - integral component of membrane [Evidence IEA]; GO_component: GO:0016021 - integral component of membrane [Evidence ISM] [PMID 12192589]; GO_component: GO:0016020 - membrane [Evidence IEA]; GO_component: GO:0005739 - mitochondrion [Evidence IEA,IEA]; GO_component: GO:0005739 - mitochondrion [Evidence IDA] [PMID 14576278]; GO_component: GO:0005739 - mitochondrion [Evidence IDA] [PMID 16823961]; GO_component: GO:0005774 - vacuolar membrane [Evidence IEA]; GO_component: GO:0005773 - vacuole [Evidence IEA]; GO_function: GO:0003674 - molecular_function [Evidence ND]; GO_process: GO:0032511 - late endosome to vacuole transport via multivesicular body sorting pathway [Evidence IMP] [PMID 18216282]; GO_process: GO:0006623 - protein targeting to vacuole [Evidence IMP] [PMID 12134085]; GO_process: GO:0015031 - protein transport [Evidence IEA]; GO_process: GO:0006810 - transport [Evidence IEA]), whose product MSERLFRFYLPRISSTTLRAGGVYLAGALYSAGFYAMLDSALFSSHGNASTVHVKFADWLPFILSSLGMLVINTVEKSRLTSESFSFGSSDGYSSSADWQAKVILFLGFALLAGGLSGSVVVLILRYVVPNYPMPTIGMGISNVVSNAAVTLSCISLWLAQNLEDEYSYSLQL is encoded by the coding sequence ATGTCTGAACGACTATTCCGATTCTACTTACCACGCATCTCGTCCACAACCCTCCGTGCAGGAGGAGTGTACCTTGCTGGAGCATTGTATTCAGCAGGATTCTATGCCATGCTTGACTCTGCTCTATTCTCAAGTCATGGCAATGCCTCGACAGTGCATGTCAAATTCGCTGACTGGTTACCATTCATTCTGTCATCTCTGGGTATGCTGGTTATCAACACAGTAGAGAAGTCTCGGCTCACGTCTGAATCATTCTCATTCGGCTCGTCCGACGGATACTCCTCGTCAGCCGACTGGCAAGCTAAAGTCATTCTATTCCTTGGCTTTGCACTTTTGGCTGGTGGTCTGTCAGGCtcagtagtagtactgATTCTCAGATACGTGGTACCCAACTACCCGATGCCCACCATAGGCATGGGTATCTCCAATGTCGTCAGCAACGCTGCTGTGACCCTCAGTTGCATCTCCCTATGGCTCGCTCAGAACCTGGAAGACGAGTACAGCTACTCTCTACAACTATGA